Sequence from the Thermomonas sp. HDW16 genome:
GGCGATGGCATCGAGCGCACCGCGCTTGTTGCCGGCGGGCAGCACGTGCGACCAACTGCGTGCCACGTAGTCGTGGTAGCCGCGCGTGCTGGAACCGGCCTGGATATTGGCGCTGAGCAGGCGCAGCCGGCGCATGCTCATGCCGGCTGCCCGGGAAGCGGCATTACTTGGCTGGTGCCGCCGGGGTTTCGGTGGACGCAGCCGGGGTGACGGTGCCGTGCTGGGCGCGTGCTGCCACCACCAGTTGATTCATGATGCGGAACATGTCGTCCACGCTCTTGCCCTTCACCCGGTACTTGCCGTTGACGATGAAGGTCGGGGTGCTGGGCTGGTCGCCGTTGGCGTAGGCATTGAGGATGTACTGCTTGGCGCGGTTGACCTTGGCGGCCACGGCGAAGCTCTGCATGCTGCTGACGAACTGCTTCGGATCGGCGCCATAGGCGGCGTAGAACGCGGCGATTTCTTCCGGCGTATCCATGCCGCTCTCGCCCTTCAAGGTCTTGTCGATGTGGATGGCGCGGAACATCGCGTCATGGGTCTTGTCGACCAGCCCCATCGCGTCTGCGGTGTAGAACGCCTTCGCATAGTTGTCCCACATCGAACCGAACGCAGCCGGGACGTACACCATGTGCACGTCCGGCGGCAGTTTTTCCTTCATCGCGGAGACGGTGGGCTGGACTGCCGCGCAGAACGGGCAAACGTAGCCGAACACTTCGGCGATCTCGATGCGGCCGTCGGCGGTGTCGAACGGCTGGCCGTTGGCGATGAGGATGTAATCGGTGCCGGCGACCGGCGGCGGTGCCTTGGCGGCGGCGGCTTCGGCAGCCTTGATCGCGGCTTCACCGGCGGCCTTGCGTGCCGGATCCTCGGCGCTGGCCTGTTGCGCGGCCGGCGCGCTGCTGGCTGCGGCCTGGGCCGGGTCGGTGACGGCAGCCGGCGTTTCCTTCTTGCAGGCGGCCAGCGGCAGCAGGACGAGGAGCAGCAGGGCGAGGCGATGGGTCATGGCGGTTTCCGTCGTGGTGTGTCAGGTGCGTGGCTTGGTGGCGGTCGGCTTGGCCGGCTTC
This genomic interval carries:
- a CDS encoding thiol:disulfide interchange protein DsbA/DsbL, translating into MTHRLALLLLVLLPLAACKKETPAAVTDPAQAAASSAPAAQQASAEDPARKAAGEAAIKAAEAAAAKAPPPVAGTDYILIANGQPFDTADGRIEIAEVFGYVCPFCAAVQPTVSAMKEKLPPDVHMVYVPAAFGSMWDNYAKAFYTADAMGLVDKTHDAMFRAIHIDKTLKGESGMDTPEEIAAFYAAYGADPKQFVSSMQSFAVAAKVNRAKQYILNAYANGDQPSTPTFIVNGKYRVKGKSVDDMFRIMNQLVVAARAQHGTVTPAASTETPAAPAK